The Candidatus Schneideria nysicola genome contains a region encoding:
- a CDS encoding Sua5/YciO/YrdC/YwlC family protein, whose protein sequence is MKEKKSISTNLLYLVQMLHLQKVIAYPTESVFGLGCDPDSKVAVEKLLQLKKRSWKKGLILIAAEYSQLVNYIDQTKIQREQLAYVFSYWPGAITWLFPAKAYTPYWITGGFHSIAVRISSFEPVRQLCLAFGKPLISTSANLSGLSPARTQEDVVFYFGKDLPIMNKKIQGNPYPSEIRDVLTKRLIRNGNNNNH, encoded by the coding sequence ATGAAAGAAAAAAAGAGTATTTCCACCAATTTACTTTATTTAGTCCAAATGTTACATCTACAAAAAGTTATTGCGTATCCAACAGAATCGGTTTTTGGATTAGGATGTGATCCAGATAGCAAAGTTGCAGTAGAAAAATTACTGCAATTAAAAAAACGATCTTGGAAAAAGGGTCTGATTTTAATCGCCGCGGAATATTCACAATTAGTGAATTATATTGATCAAACTAAAATACAAAGAGAACAACTCGCTTATGTTTTTTCATATTGGCCTGGAGCCATTACATGGTTATTTCCAGCAAAAGCATATACTCCTTATTGGATAACTGGAGGATTCCACTCTATAGCCGTTCGTATAAGTTCTTTTGAACCAGTTCGACAATTATGTTTAGCATTTGGTAAACCATTAATATCCACTAGTGCTAATTTATCTGGACTTTCTCCGGCTCGTACTCAAGAAGATGTAGTATTTTATTTTGGCAAAGATTTACCAATCATGAATAAAAAAATACAGGGTAATCCTTATCCTTCAGAAATTCGAGATGTGCTTACTAAGCGATTAATTCGGAATGGGAACAATAACAATCATTAG